CAGAGCCGCTTCAAATATCAATAGAACAGAAGATAACACTAACAAAAAAGCAATTGTATTTAAGTTCATTGGTACAGGATTTTGATGTATATATGGAAGTTGACCATACTACAGAAAATAAAAGTGGTGGTAGCGGATCAGCAAGTTTTGCAGCACATAATCATGATTATAAAGGTACAAAAGTATTTAAAGTAAAATTGGGATTACAAGAAGGGGATAAAGTAGTAATGATAAGAAATTTAGGTGGACAAAAATATTTTGTTTTAGATAGAGTGAGGTGATAAAATGCTGCCACAAGTAGATGCAGTAATTGATTTTGATGTGCAAGAGCCTACATCTAGGACATTTAGTTTGCAAATAGATAATAATAGAATAAAGGGATATAAAGATGGAATAGAAGCGGTTAAGCAAGCAATATATTTGATGCTTAATGTGGAGCGGTATAAGTATGTAATATATTCGTGGAATTATGGAGTGGAGTTAGAGGATTTAATAGGAAAGCCAATATATTATGTCAAAGTAGAGTTGG
This genomic window from Clostridiales bacterium contains:
- a CDS encoding DUF2577 domain-containing protein; the protein is MPSLNETISQIAKNAYSAIKPSDIIFGTVISTEPLQISIEQKITLTKKQLYLSSLVQDFDVYMEVDHTTENKSGGSGSASFAAHNHDYKGTKVFKVKLGLQEGDKVVMIRNLGGQKYFVLDRVR
- a CDS encoding DUF2634 domain-containing protein; this translates as MLPQVDAVIDFDVQEPTSRTFSLQIDNNRIKGYKDGIEAVKQAIYLMLNVERYKYVIYSWNYGVELEDLIGKPIYYVKVELERRIKEALMQDTRIKDVYNFSYISNKDTLTCRFNVDTIFGTIDTEKVVSI